Below is a genomic region from Medicago truncatula cultivar Jemalong A17 chromosome 3, MtrunA17r5.0-ANR, whole genome shotgun sequence.
CCTCTCCATCAATTAGTTCATACACATAGACCACAACACGTAGACCATCAATGTCCATGAGGACGAAACTTGGGTTCACGTCATATGTGATGCTGCTATAGGCACCAGTTGCAGAACCTGGATTTATAACCACACCACCCTCATGTTTGTATGCTGTAAACTGATGGGTGTGACCTGTCACAAGGATGTCTACATCAAGCTGCCTCTGCAGCATTGCTAGTGAATCTAGGTCTCCCCATGGAACAACCTTCAAAAGTAATAAGAACACTGTCATCACGTAGCATAGCAATCCATAATGATGCAGAAATTTGGGTCTTCAATTAAGAGGAAAAGCAAAGCAGTTACTTAAAAACCTTATCACTGGTGAAAAGACAGCTAAGtggaaacaaatttaaatttatatatccatcagataaaatatcaaaaacacCATCAATGGAGAGGGAAGGAGGCACTAATTGAACACGTACATGGGCAACGTATACGGTTTCAATGAGAAAAATCATTCAACCTAGACTCAGCTGTTCATGGTGTTTCAGGATAAACTATAGGAATGACTTCGTATTCTTCCCTGTAGTTTGTTTTTCCTGTTGCCTTATGTCTATAACTTCgatcaagaaaatgaaaagtaCATTAACCACTAATAGGCAGTAAAATACTCAATTACTGTCTTGGGTTTAGAATTAGAGTTTGACCCAACTCAACCCCACAAAATCAATTTGTAATGTGAGAAATCTCTTCCATTTATAAACACCTTTTCAGACTGTATTATATCTAATGTGAGACTCTCAACATTGTTCATGCTTGCAAATATGTATTATACATGAAGTGGTAAAATAACTTCAGAGGTAAACAAGAATCAAACCTGATGACCATGGCAAAGTCCAAGCTTAAATTGACCAATGGTTAGTGTTTTAGTCTCTGGATATTTCGTCTCTTCATCGTATTCACCACGAGTTATATGCAAGTCTGGACAGAGAGTCTTCAAGTAGTCATGAACTTCCTGAGCATAATTCACATAAAATTTAGGTTAGCAACCCAGgcattaaatttaaatattcacCCAATCCaaataccaaaaatgtaattcaCCTGATTCCACGTGATACAACTCGAAAAAGAAATGCAATCTTAATAATACTATATAGAATCTTCACTTTGACATCCAATCCCTTTaccatttaagaaaatatttgaaacCCTCTTAAAGTTTGATTGCATTAAGCATAACTGAAAGAGAACCCAACTAAACAAAGAACAAACAAAGGAAATTTTCCCTATGTTTGTAATAAATTTTCCCTATGTTTGCATTAATCGATAAACAAGGGAACATAGGTAATATATTTCCAAAATAAGTAACACAGAAACAATCAACTTGGATCAGTATAACTTGTTCCTTTAAGACAGAAAATGACACATACTTTAATGCATAAATTTCCAGTGCAGATAATATGCTGGATCTTGCCAGGGACAAGCATGGATTTGAACTTTGCAGGGAGATCAGCTGCTCTGTGAGGCACATGCAAATCCCCTAGGGCCAAAACCAGCACCATCCTCACCAATCAAAATCTGAAAGCTCGGCGGATAAAGAACCTAAAGAAACTAAATATCACCCATCAACATAGTATTACTGACTTTGCATACAAATATTGCCCAACAAAATCTACGTAATtatgcatatttaatttgtaaacATTGTTAGTGTAAAGTTGTTTTACACTGTCAATCAATTATAACCatcaaatcataaaaataaaaatacgtttaactttaatcataatttttaagAGTTTAGTGGACAATGAcagtgtaaaatagttttacactaTCATCTAATAAGAAACCATCAATGTCATGTCATACAATGATacaactaattttaaaatatcattgtAATTTGAAGGAATACAAGATGTTCATTGGATTTTCATGTAAAACCATTTTACAACGACCATGcatcttttattttctctacttttttttttttaaagaaatgatatttgaacatccattttgtgaaattttttctctcataatcacattattatttactttatttctctattgctttgattttcgtgcaaatacatattctttctttgtaaattatggttgtcccatAAGTTGTCaaaccaaatggttgttcaaataacactcctcatttttttttttaagacattcATTTGATTGATTGTGATTTGCTGACAGAGTAAAAAAGATTACACTGAcattaaatagaataataataatagacaTTTAGTGTGAAAATTAGAGTTGCAGAGATTAACACTGACAAAACAAAATCGAAATTGAAGTTGAAGAATCGTGAAAGTAAGTGTGATGAATCCGCAAAATCGAAAGAAACGGGTTATGTAAGAACTCGtactaacaaaataaatgataGAAATTTTTTTGCTCGGCGATCGCATCGAATCTTGTttgaaatgataataaaattcGATCAGAGAGAAAAACTCAATCGCCAAAGAATGAACCTGATACCTGATGAAGGTGAAGCTGTGGAGACTACGCGCCACGGTGGCGATGAGTGGTGACAGCGGCGGCGAAATGGGAAGCGGGATCAAAAGACAGGAGTTAGTTAGACAGAAGAATCATTATCAAAcggaaaattaatttccaagcAGATTTGTCAAATGATTCTTAATTTTTGAgaaattaattaacttttttaaccaaaatgaaagagaaataaacaaaaaaattgtcacttttaaaattaaattaaaaaaagtttgtcaCTTTAGCTTTCTttatatcctaaaaaaaaaaaatattaaaatataggtGCAACCAATGGAGTTAAATTATGACTTttcaacattttaattttttttaaactattccAAGCTTTCACAAacgaaaaataatcaaaatttcattaggGAATATAATTACAAAAAGATTTTAAGTATGTATGGAGTTGTTGACAATTCaaagtttaaattttcattatcTCACGATCAAATAGACTCAATCTAAAGAATCAAGTTCGTAGTGTGTTAATATCATCCCAAGACATTTGTTATATAAGAGAATTTCTCTCCAAAATCACAATGTACATTCATTATGCATCACTCAACCACAACTCAACTTATGGTTCAGATTATTTGCATGTATACCACCCTGTTACAGAACCTTCACCAACATCGTCAACTGCAATGCAAATATTCCTATCATCTCTTGAGATTCAGCTCAGATCAAGAATTATGTTCAATGAGTTGTCAGACACTAAATATTTATGCATCTGTTTTCTAGAAGAATTGTTCGTCTTATTGTAGAGACTAACTTATTTTGCTAGACTCTATCATCATTTGTTATTGATCACTATAGTTAGACTAGTGTTGGTTGATTTgatgttttcaaaaaattgttgtttaactttgcataattattttgtaaaaaaaaacacttgtgCATTATTATTATAGCTTtagaaataacaattatataagGTCCTTATTAACTTATCATGAAAGAAAACATGTAATGGAGATTAGATTATTATACAGATTCGAGCGTTTTTTGGAAGAGTTCATAAAATAACTATGAAAGTGACAATAATAACATAAGAAATTGGGAAAATGAAAAAtgtggagagaaaaaaaaaagtttatttcaaTGCTTAAACATCTACTATACAAAATTTAAATGCTTAAACATTTACATTTTTTCAAGTCATATGCTTTGCTATAATCTTGTTTTGTTGTTCCAACCACAGTTGTTGAAATTGCAACAAAGTTTGATCTTGCATTGATGACACGTTAGACGTTGGATCATTGGTTGTTGCACTAGGCCATGGTCCAAAAAGATCATCTTCTATCTGTGTTGCCGATGTTATTTCATTGCCACCATTTGCACTAAATGTTGGTGCAATTGTTGAATTGTAAAAACTATTATGTGAATCAAATGGAACAATACTAGTATTAGGACTCTCAATAGTATAGGTTGTTGATTCTACTATTGCATTATCATTTGAATTGTGCACTTGAAAAGTTGATGTTGAACCATTCCTAAACGAATGTTGAGCCTGAAAAGATGGTGTTGAATCATTCCTAAAAGAATGTTGAGCCTGGAAAGTTGGTGCAACTGTTGAATTGTAAAAACTATTATGTGAGTCAAAGGGAACAATACTAATATTAGGAACAATATTATAGGTTGGTGATTCTTCTATTGCATTATCATTTGAATTGTGCACTTGAAAATTTGGCGTTGAACGATTCTTAAAATAATGTTGAGCCTGAAAAGTTGGTGTTGAGTCATGCTTAAAAGAAGGTTGAGCTTGAAAAGTTGGTGTCGAGCCATTCCTAAAAGAATGTTGAGCCTGAAAAGTTGGTGGAACCGTTGAATTGTAAAAACTATTGTGCGAATCAAAGGGAACAGTACAAGTATTAGGATTCTCAACGATATTTGTTGGTGATTCTGCTATGTCATTATCATTTGAATTGTGAACTTGAAATGTTGGTGTTGAACCACTCTTAAAAGAATGTTGAGCCCGAAAAATTGGCGTCGAACCATTCCTAAAAGAATGTTGAGCTTGAAAAGTTGGTATTGAACCATTCTTAAAAGAATGTTGAGCCTGAAAAGTTGGAACCACTGTTGAATTGTAAAAACTATTATGTGAATCCAAGGGAACAATACTACTAGTATTAGGATTCTCAATTGGTGATTCTATTATTGCATTATCATTTGAATTGTGCACTTGAAAAGTTGGTGTTGAACCATTCTTAAAAGAATGTTGAGCCTGAAACGTTGGTGCTGAACCATGATTAAAAGACTGTTGAGCCTTAAAAGTTGGTGCCACTGTTGTGTCATTTGGATTTATGTCACCAAAAATTAGATCCAAATTTGTTAAGGAATTAGAATTTTGATCAGAGAAAGATGATGCAAGAGGATCATGAGCATTAAAGGTAGGTGATGGTGTTGCCTTAAAAGTTGGTGATACACCAAAAGCATCATCAAAATTATCATTGGCATTGGTATGAGGAGCTAAAGTTCCAATGTCTTCTAGGAATGGATTATATTTTTGATGAGGTACTAAAGCTTGATCAAATGCTTTGTCAAAAGAGTCAAATCCATTCTCCAATTTAGGTGACGGTGTTTCATTAGTTATTGTCTTTGCTAACACTATTTCCCAACAATCTTTGGAACTTTCCtttgtttgatgattttgttgcaCATGCATATCATCAACACTTACTATATCAAAACTTGACCTAGAATTTTTGTCGATTGTCGATGATCTAACAGAACCAGAACCATTAGCGCTACCAAACCCATCATCATATTGTAATGAATGTTTCTCATCAGATTCCTCGGAATACCTATCATGTTCAATTGAACCGCGGGAACTCTCGGCAACATCAGTAGCACTCATTAAATCTTCCAATGATGTACATTGAGATCCAAACTCAGAACCAGTCTCAAAATACCTATCAAGTGTTCCACATCTTTCAGTGCCTAATTCGTCTTGAGATGAACTTAAACCtgcattagattttttttgtgcAGAAAGAATAAAATGTTTTGAAGCAGTATTATGGAATGAAGCTTGATCCTTCAAGAAAGCTTGTAATGTCTCCATAAGCTCTTCGGAAACTTTTTGCACACTTGGATACTCATAGGACCTTCCAATTccaatatttaaacaaaatgaataaaatgcaGATAACTCATCAAATTGTTTATATGATTTAACACATGCATTGAATGCAGTAACACAAGCTGAAAGTGGTAAATTGAAGAAATTATCCAAAACAACCCCAAGCCCATCAGAGATATCTTTGTAAAGATCAAAACTTTCTTGCACAACAGCATAAAGAGAAATCTGAACCAAACGATTATTCTTAGCCGCTCCAGTCGGTCTCGTACCAATAGCTCTATCCAACAACCTTTGCCAATAAGTGATTCTATTAAGAACCAATGTAGGTTTCATGTCTCTAATACCAGGTTCATTCCTTTGATTCTTCTCATGAAACCGATTATTATACGTGAATCGTCGTTGAAGTTTTCCCGTTAGGAAACAATCTAATCGTTCATCAAGGTACAATGCGAATGTTCTTATAAATGCAGTGTAATCCCAAGGACTAGAATTGGAATCAtctttgaaacttgaaaggttGAGAATTTTTGCACCCCTTTTCATTGAATGAAAAACTTCTCTAGGAAAATATGGATCACCATCTTGAAATATTCTAAGGACAATCATAAGAGATTTAAGTGCAACAACCCAATTTCTAGTTTTGCCCATTCTTTTACCTATGCATTGTGCACATGCAGCAGCATAGGCTTTGTTGGAAGATACTATGTTGACAATTTCATTCACATAACGTTCTTCAATTGGATTTTTATCATGTGTTGTTGCTTTAAGAATTGTTACCTCAAGATTTGCAGCATGTGTTACCTTTGCTAGGCTAATGCTTGTTTGGTCTTTTACTGCACCAATTGCCTTCCTTAGTTTGCTTGGCATTGTGacagaatcaaatcaaattaaacaactagattttttttttttgttgtttattagGAGTTTAGGATTTTAGAACATCACAATGCACATGTATGCATGAAGTTTGTTGTGGAATTAATTTGTTCTAAGGAAGGTTGGTGAAAAgtaaaagttgttgaaaattgACAGGATTTGTGTGAAGACATTTTTGTTGAGAGGCATAGAACAAAGAGAATGGAAGTTCAATTTGGTCTATTTTTAGAATGTGGATTTGGATGGTGGAGAGTAAAAGGTGGGAGAGGGAAAAAAAAGGTGCAATGACCAGagtgtttttcttttctcttggtGACCAATTATGCTTTTGTGTtagtaaatttaaatttaatggtTTCATTGCAGTAAGACAAGCCCAACGAGGAAATTGCATCGATAGCATTTGGGTGACATTGAACAATCACAAATGTCATAATCTTTGTGAAAGAGACAGAAAAACCACGTGTAACATTGTGATTATGTCACCAATTCTATGTCACCCACGTGTTATCCGAAATTGCATACCCTCTCTATTCCATACTAACGGTATATCTCGGTTAACgtaattttttataacttttattataatttgaaaactGAGCATATATCTTATTGGGTTAAGGAGAGATTCGAGAGATCATCACATTGAACTTTGAACAATATATAAGTAAGAGAAACACAGTGCACTTTAACCCAAAAACTTTAAATCTGAtgtcttatttataaaatatttaacattcATGTAAAATATATTACTCGCACATTACTCACACTTGGTATATCAATATTTCTAAATATCTTTTCAATAAAGCATGTCTAGATAACTTATTTTGGTAAAGATGGATAATCGACAAATATGTTAGGTAAATGGAATAAAAAGAAACGTAGgtatttaattttcttgaacATCATAAAACTTGATACATCCAGATTCATGACAGATAAGCAACATGTCCAAATCAACTACATAATTTTTAAGGGATCAAGTCTATAGTGCAATGCATAAGGGATATTTGTCTTGTAgtatatataaatttgtttgGTTTAAACATGtctttcatccttgtaattaggggtcgtttaaaaattggtccctgtattcgctaatccttgcaaactagccttgcaatcattaatcatttaaaatttcgtcctttgacaaACTTAATCACCGTcatgtcactaatttgatgatgtggcaaTCACTATcatacatgaaattccaattatacccctgggtttccaattctttcttcaatattttgtcctcttcttaagggcaaaattggaatttcatgtgtggtagtgattgccacgtcatcgaattagtgacgtggcagtgattaagtttgtcaaaggacgaaattttaaatgattaatgattgcaaggctagtttgcaaggattagcgaatacaggaaccaatttttaaacgacccctaattacaaggatgaaatacatatttaagccaatttatttttatcattggataaaaaaattctcaattaaattaaatgaaatgtgATGtggtgaaaaataaatttgtttcatCATAcaatactaatttttttgtgCATATTAgacaaaatcacatttttttttgcatattagACAAAATCACATTAAAAAAGTCGTAATTCTTTTAAAGAACattgtttaaagaaaaatagacaCGAATAATTTTTTAGCGCTACTATTTTTCCCGAAACAATTTATCCCGATAGCTTCCCGAATTGATATCCACCGTCAGATTTGCCTTTGCATGAATTGCATGtgctaaagaaagaaaaaaaaggaaaagaggtGATGGTCATGTTGAATTACAACGCTTGTGAATTTGTCGGGATAAACGGCGTCGGGATATATATcattattcataattttttgatGAGGCCCGTATTTAAAAATGTACGACACCAGACTTTTATGTGTATGcctatatatatagataaacgGCGTAGGGGAATGTTAATGCACACCCACTCAAAAATTAGAAGATGTGCATTAGCAAGAAACACCTTTTTAGTTTGGACAAAAAACCACATTCTTCTATCATTAAATATaagggttttgctagaagacaccttttatgaaagtgtcttttagcaagttatccTATTgacatttgttaaaagacaccaattattttttatcaaggtgtcttttagcaaagttataattaaaaagtggATATCACACCTTAAGGTGTGACTTGCTAAAAAACACCTCTAAAGAGTGTCTTCTTGCAAaaccctaaatataattattgtatGTCCCTCAAAGTCATTTTGCAACTCATCCCAAccttttctctctctcctcattgcaaataataataaaaaattagcaaaactaaacatttttttaatgaaacaactaataattttttcattaaaaaaatgaatttttgtccATGGAAATATAGAATTTAAAAACTTTCTGTCAAATAATCCACAACCTTGATACACACTCTCCAAAACTAACACATCAACTACATCCGAAAATACTCtaagataataatataaaggaaaaaaagaaagtcATATATTGAAATTGTTCTGACTCATGTCTCTTGGAGAAGAGAACTTAagccaatatatatatatatatatatatagctccttcaaaaaaatatatagcatTGACCTCTGTTTTTCTTTAACATAGCAAACAATATAAGACTTGTTTCAAGATGTATTCAACCAAGCCTTTATTTTAGGCAGTTGATTTTTTACAAGAGTTTAGGGATTTAATTGATGTGGCTGACTTGCTATTTTATAGGGAAAAAACAAGTCGAAGTTGGTCCATGTTTTACTCTCAATAAACCTATTATCTTGGTATTTTACTTGTAAAACGTGAGTCTGAAGTTGGTCCACTTTTTACTCCCACTAAACCTGTTATCATAGCATTTTGCTTGTAACATAAATGCTAAAATCAGCCCCACTAATTGTTATACAGTTATGAGTTTTGGGTCAGTAGAGCTATTTCTATATGGACTCAAGTTATGATCCAAGTCTAAGATTAAGAAATTATCATCTATGAAATTGTTCATTCTTAAGAGCACTTTAAAAGTGATTGAACCGATCTTAAAATTACTTTATTATTAACAAGACATATGCCCATGGTGCATGTATGCAAGACAAAATTGCATATCTCATGTAATGTAAAGTGGTAAAGTGGTAAAGTGGTTAGTTGCATGTATTGACAAGTTGTAAGATGCACGAGATACAAGTGACATGTTTCACATGGAAGACAAGTGACTTGTTGTATGTAAGGGACTGTAGTTTACCTTTTCTACAAATAGCTTGTTGAgagtggaaaaaaaatatagaaaggaAATATGGTTTATCTCGTAAAGTTTCTCCTAGTATTAGTATTCTTCTATTGCAAGAGATGGGGTAATTTGTCTCTCATTGTATTTAGAGATCTTGTAATTTCTCCAACTTAGCAaatgttttctacttttgcCCCGTAGTCTTTTTCTGTATTTGTTGAAAGATTTCCACGTAAATATTATGTgtgttgttctttttttctcATCTCATATTTTAACTACATGATAATATTTTGTTACCCTAGTATCCAACATTCTCTATCCAAAAATTTACACCAAGTTTTGAAGTGAGTAAAGGTTTAAAAAGGCTTGCACCAAAAAAAGAAGTTTAGAAAGGCAAAACAGAAATGTTATTGAGCTATGTATTTGATAGGAGATTAGTGCTCAATTCTTTTATCGTTTCGACTTTACTGATTTAAATGTATTGTTTTAATTGTATAACATTTTTAAATGGATTTAGAAATCTAACTCTAGTAAGCAGTGAAAATCTGA
It encodes:
- the LOC120579718 gene encoding clathrin coat assembly protein AP180, which gives rise to MPSKLRKAIGAVKDQTSISLAKVTHAANLEVTILKATTHDKNPIEERYVNEIVNIVSSNKAYAAACAQCIGKRMGKTRNWVVALKSLMIVLRIFQDGDPYFPREVFHSMKRGAKILNLSSFKDDSNSSPWDYTAFIRTFALYLDERLDCFLTGKLQRRFTYNNRFHEKNQRNEPGIRDMKPTLVLNRITYWQRLLDRAIGTRPTGAAKNNRLVQISLYAVVQESFDLYKDISDGLGVVLDNFFNLPLSACVTAFNACVKSYKQFDELSAFYSFCLNIGIGRSYEYPSVQKVSEELMETLQAFLKDQASFHNTASKHFILSAQKKSNAGLSSSQDELGTERCGTLDRYFETGSEFGSQCTSLEDLMSATDVAESSRGSIEHDRYSEESDEKHSLQYDDGFGSANGSGSVRSSTIDKNSRSSFDIVSVDDMHVQQNHQTKESSKDCWEIVLAKTITNETPSPKLENGFDSFDKAFDQALVPHQKYNPFLEDIGTLAPHTNANDNFDDAFGVSPTFKATPSPTFNAHDPLASSFSDQNSNSLTNLDLIFGDINPNDTTVAPTFKAQQSFNHGSAPTFQAQHSFKNGSTPTFQVHNSNDNAIIESPIENPNTSSIVPLDSHNSFYNSTVVPTFQAQHSFKNGSIPTFQAQHSFRNGSTPIFRAQHSFKSGSTPTFQVHNSNDNDIAESPTNIVENPNTCTVPFDSHNSFYNSTVPPTFQAQHSFRNGSTPTFQAQPSFKHDSTPTFQAQHYFKNRSTPNFQVHNSNDNAIEESPTYNIVPNISIVPFDSHNSFYNSTVAPTFQAQHSFRNDSTPSFQAQHSFRNGSTSTFQVHNSNDNAIVESTTYTIESPNTSIVPFDSHNSFYNSTIAPTFSANGGNEITSATQIEDDLFGPWPSATTNDPTSNVSSMQDQTLLQFQQLWLEQQNKIIAKHMT
- the LOC11438936 gene encoding vacuolar protein sorting-associated protein 29 — encoded protein: MVLVLALGDLHVPHRAADLPAKFKSMLVPGKIQHIICTGNLCIKEVHDYLKTLCPDLHITRGEYDEETKYPETKTLTIGQFKLGLCHGHQVVPWGDLDSLAMLQRQLDVDILVTGHTHQFTAYKHEGGVVINPGSATGAYSSITYDVNPSFVLMDIDGLRVVVYVYELIDGEVKVDKIDFKKTSSNSSAH